The following are encoded in a window of Chryseobacterium sp. genomic DNA:
- the atpB gene encoding F0F1 ATP synthase subunit A has protein sequence MLKRVILLVGFLSVFSLSPAQHDAAAMEAHPTTEVVGEVSAAEQEKIENQEFIQHHVKDAHSFDIMVTKDGRHIGFPLPVIFYDQDNGLHAMMSSAFHHGETVVESKGSHYKLYHGKIYKTDAAGTITYDDHGHATNAKMLDLSITKSVLAIIFVSLLMILLFTSIARGYKNSLVPTGAARLFEPVIVFIRDDIAKPNIGSKYKKYMPYLLTVFFFILFLNILGLMPFGINVTGNLAITAALAIITFLLTQFTANRNYWQHIFWMPGLPWPMKIVIMPIEVIGMFIKPFALLIRLFANMTAGHIVVMSLIAMIYVFKNIIGGIAFPFLTFVLYLLEILVAFLQAYIFAMLSAVYFGMANEEHHHEEAH, from the coding sequence ATGCTTAAAAGAGTTATCCTTTTAGTTGGTTTTTTATCTGTATTTTCCCTTTCGCCGGCACAGCATGATGCTGCAGCCATGGAGGCGCACCCAACAACTGAAGTAGTAGGTGAAGTGTCAGCCGCAGAACAGGAAAAGATAGAAAATCAGGAGTTTATTCAACATCACGTAAAGGATGCTCACAGCTTCGATATCATGGTTACCAAAGACGGCCGTCATATTGGTTTTCCGTTACCGGTAATTTTCTACGATCAGGACAACGGACTTCATGCCATGATGAGTTCTGCCTTTCATCACGGCGAAACTGTAGTTGAGAGTAAGGGAAGCCATTACAAGCTGTACCACGGTAAAATTTATAAGACGGACGCTGCGGGAACAATAACTTATGACGATCACGGTCACGCAACCAACGCCAAGATGCTGGATCTTTCCATTACCAAAAGTGTTCTGGCCATAATTTTCGTTTCTCTGCTGATGATTTTGCTGTTTACATCAATAGCGCGTGGGTACAAAAACTCTTTGGTTCCTACAGGTGCAGCGCGCCTTTTTGAGCCTGTGATTGTATTCATCAGAGATGATATAGCCAAGCCTAACATCGGATCCAAGTATAAGAAGTATATGCCTTATCTGCTGACGGTATTCTTCTTTATCCTTTTCCTGAATATCTTAGGTTTGATGCCTTTCGGTATCAACGTTACGGGTAACCTTGCTATTACTGCGGCCCTGGCTATCATCACCTTCCTTCTTACACAGTTTACAGCCAACAGAAATTACTGGCAGCACATTTTCTGGATGCCGGGACTGCCATGGCCTATGAAGATCGTTATTATGCCGATTGAAGTGATCGGAATGTTCATTAAACCGTTCGCACTGCTTATCCGTCTCTTCGCAAATATGACTGCGGGTCACATTGTAGTAATGTCGCTTATTGCTATGATCTATGTGTTCAAGAACATCATCGGAGGTATCGCATTTCCTTTCCTTACATTTGTACTTTATCTGCTGGAAATCCTGGTAGCTTTCCTTCAGGCATATATCTTCGCAATGCTTTCTGCAGTATACTTCGGAATGGCAAATGAGGAGCACCACCATGAGGAAGCTCACTAA
- the atpA gene encoding F0F1 ATP synthase subunit alpha gives MAEINPAEVSAILKQQLANFNTQSNVEEVGTVLQIGDGIARVYGLENVQYGELVKFSSGLEGIVLNLEEDNVGVALLGESKMVKEGDTVNRTNRISSIKVGDGMLGRVVDTLGNPIDGKGPIAGDLYEMPLERKAPGVIFRQPVNEPLQTGIVAIDSMIPIGRGQRELIIGDRQTGKTTVAIDTILNQKEFYDAGEPVYCIYVAVGQKGSTVAQIVKTLEDKGAMAYTVIVAANASDPTPMQVYAPMAGASIGEFFRDTGRPALIIYDDLSKQAVAYRELSLLLRRPPGREAYPGDVFYLHSRLLERAAKVIKDDTIAAQMNDLPESLKPMVKGGGSLTALPIIETQAGDVSAYIPTNVISITDGQIFLETDLFNSGVRPAINVGISVSRVGGNAQIKSMKKVSGTLKLDQAQYKELEAFAKFGSDLDAATMSVISKGERNVEILKQPVNSPLPVENQVAMVYAGTENLLRSVPADKVKAFMKEYTDFLRTKHPETMAAIKAGKIDGSVTDVLKSAAADLVGKYN, from the coding sequence ATGGCAGAAATAAATCCGGCAGAAGTATCAGCGATACTGAAGCAGCAGTTAGCAAATTTCAACACACAGAGTAATGTGGAAGAAGTGGGTACCGTACTTCAGATTGGTGACGGTATCGCCCGTGTATACGGTTTGGAAAATGTGCAGTATGGAGAATTGGTTAAATTTTCTTCAGGGCTGGAGGGTATCGTACTGAACCTGGAAGAAGATAATGTTGGTGTTGCACTTCTTGGTGAATCCAAGATGGTAAAGGAAGGTGATACTGTAAACCGTACCAACCGTATCTCATCTATTAAAGTAGGTGACGGTATGTTGGGCAGGGTAGTAGACACTCTGGGTAACCCAATTGACGGTAAAGGACCTATTGCCGGTGACCTTTATGAAATGCCTTTGGAAAGAAAAGCACCTGGTGTAATCTTCAGACAGCCTGTAAATGAGCCTCTGCAGACAGGTATTGTTGCGATTGACTCCATGATTCCAATCGGAAGAGGTCAGCGTGAACTTATTATTGGTGACCGTCAGACGGGTAAGACTACTGTTGCGATTGACACCATTTTGAACCAGAAAGAATTTTACGACGCAGGTGAGCCTGTTTACTGTATTTACGTTGCCGTTGGTCAGAAAGGTTCTACCGTAGCGCAGATCGTAAAAACATTGGAAGATAAAGGAGCTATGGCTTATACAGTGATTGTTGCTGCCAACGCATCCGACCCAACTCCAATGCAGGTATATGCCCCTATGGCCGGAGCATCTATCGGCGAGTTCTTCCGTGATACCGGAAGACCTGCACTTATCATTTATGATGACCTGTCCAAGCAGGCGGTTGCTTACCGTGAGCTTTCCCTTCTTCTTAGAAGACCACCGGGCCGTGAAGCATATCCTGGAGACGTTTTCTACCTTCACTCCAGACTTCTGGAAAGAGCTGCGAAAGTAATCAAGGATGACACTATCGCTGCGCAGATGAACGACCTTCCGGAATCCCTGAAGCCTATGGTGAAAGGTGGCGGTTCGCTTACTGCACTTCCGATTATTGAAACTCAGGCAGGTGACGTTTCTGCGTATATCCCAACCAACGTAATTTCCATTACTGACGGACAGATCTTCCTTGAAACCGACCTTTTCAACTCCGGTGTACGTCCTGCAATTAACGTAGGTATCTCTGTATCAAGGGTTGGTGGTAACGCTCAGATCAAGTCCATGAAGAAGGTTTCCGGTACGCTTAAGCTGGACCAGGCGCAGTACAAGGAACTGGAAGCGTTCGCTAAGTTCGGTTCCGACCTGGATGCGGCTACGATGAGTGTAATTTCCAAAGGTGAAAGAAACGTAGAGATCCTTAAGCAACCTGTAAATTCACCGCTTCCTGTAGAAAATCAGGTAGCAATGGTATACGCCGGAACAGAAAACCTGCTGAGAAGTGTGCCTGCAGACAAAGTAAAAGCGTTCATGAAGGAATACACAGATTTCCTAAGAACCAAGCATCCTGAAACAATGGCAGCTATTAAAGCCGGTAAGATTGACGGTTCGGTTACAGACGTGCTGAAAAGTGCTGCTGCTGACCTTGTAGGAAAGTATAATTAA
- the trxB gene encoding thioredoxin-disulfide reductase translates to MEQNILDCVIIGSGPSGFTAAIYAARADLKPELFTGLEPGGQLTTTTEVDNFPGYADGVTGPQMMMDLQKQAERFDTKVHYELITKVEFATQVGGVHKLWAGNREIWAKTVIISTGATAKYLGLDDEKKYAGGGVSACATCDGFFYKGKDVIVVGAGDTAAEEATYLAKLTNKVTMLVRKDTFRASKAMVHRVENTPNIEVKFNHELIGIEGENSLVERAVVINNITQETSKIDVHGIFIAIGHKPNTDIFSGQITLDENGYIKTVPGSTHTNLPGVFAAGDVQDHIYRQAITAAGSGCMAAMDAEKYLAELH, encoded by the coding sequence ATGGAACAGAATATTTTAGACTGTGTAATCATCGGATCAGGACCTTCAGGCTTTACAGCTGCAATCTATGCCGCACGTGCCGACCTGAAGCCCGAGCTTTTTACCGGTCTGGAGCCGGGCGGACAGCTTACCACCACAACCGAGGTCGATAACTTCCCGGGATATGCGGACGGTGTTACGGGTCCGCAGATGATGATGGATTTGCAGAAGCAGGCTGAGAGGTTTGATACTAAGGTTCATTATGAACTGATTACAAAGGTTGAATTTGCAACGCAGGTTGGGGGTGTTCATAAACTATGGGCCGGCAACCGGGAAATCTGGGCAAAAACGGTGATCATCTCTACGGGAGCCACTGCTAAATATCTGGGACTGGACGATGAGAAAAAATACGCCGGCGGCGGCGTTTCGGCATGTGCCACCTGCGACGGATTTTTTTACAAAGGGAAAGATGTAATAGTGGTGGGCGCCGGAGACACGGCAGCTGAGGAAGCCACTTATCTTGCAAAACTTACCAATAAAGTTACCATGCTGGTACGAAAGGATACCTTCCGTGCTTCTAAGGCAATGGTGCACCGTGTGGAAAACACACCTAATATCGAAGTGAAATTCAACCATGAACTGATTGGCATAGAAGGTGAGAATTCACTTGTCGAAAGAGCTGTGGTCATTAACAATATCACTCAGGAAACTTCAAAAATTGATGTTCACGGCATCTTTATAGCCATTGGTCACAAACCGAATACGGACATTTTCTCCGGACAGATCACTCTGGACGAAAACGGTTATATCAAAACGGTTCCAGGTTCCACACATACCAATCTGCCAGGTGTTTTTGCGGCAGGCGATGTTCAGGACCACATTTATAGACAGGCAATCACAGCGGCCGGCAGCGGCTGTATGGCGGCAATGGATGCCGAAAAGTATCTCGCAGAATTACATTAG
- the atpG gene encoding ATP synthase F1 subunit gamma translates to MANLKEIRGRITSIGSTMQITSAMKMVAAAKLKKAQDAIVMLRPYSEKLTELIENVSAGTELEEVSTFTAEREVKRVLYIVVTSNRGLAGAFNSSVTKELNVLLGNVDHEVEILTVGKKAFDAVRRSRTVYGNHSSVYDQLSFDVVASFTEQVMKDYSEGKFDKVFVIYNKFINAATQEVRTEQVLPIALPEKSSDVNTDYIFEPSAREILEGLIPKSIKTQVYKAILDSVAAEHGARMTAMHKATDNAQALKNDLVITYNKARQAAITNEILEIVSGAEALNAK, encoded by the coding sequence ATGGCAAACTTAAAGGAAATACGCGGCCGGATTACTTCAATCGGTTCTACGATGCAGATTACCAGCGCAATGAAAATGGTTGCTGCTGCTAAGCTTAAGAAAGCTCAGGACGCTATTGTAATGCTGAGACCTTATTCCGAGAAGCTTACTGAGCTTATTGAGAATGTAAGTGCAGGCACTGAGCTGGAAGAAGTATCTACCTTCACAGCTGAGCGCGAAGTAAAGAGAGTACTTTATATTGTGGTGACTTCCAACAGAGGTCTTGCAGGAGCATTCAACTCGTCCGTAACCAAGGAACTGAATGTACTGCTTGGAAATGTGGATCATGAAGTGGAAATCCTTACAGTAGGTAAAAAAGCGTTCGACGCAGTTCGCAGAAGCCGCACCGTATACGGAAACCACAGTTCTGTTTATGATCAGTTAAGTTTCGATGTTGTAGCCAGTTTTACCGAGCAGGTAATGAAGGACTATTCCGAAGGCAAATTTGATAAAGTATTTGTTATCTATAATAAATTCATCAATGCAGCAACTCAGGAGGTGCGTACCGAGCAGGTTTTACCTATTGCTTTGCCGGAGAAAAGTTCAGATGTAAACACTGATTATATCTTTGAACCAAGCGCAAGAGAAATTCTGGAAGGTCTTATTCCTAAGTCCATCAAAACTCAGGTTTATAAAGCCATCCTTGATTCTGTCGCAGCTGAACATGGTGCACGTATGACAGCCATGCACAAAGCTACAGACAACGCGCAGGCGCTTAAGAATGATTTGGTGATTACCTATAACAAAGCCCGTCAGGCTGCAATTACCAACGAAATCCTTGAGATTGTATCGGGTGCCGAGGCACTGAATGCTAAATAG
- a CDS encoding ATP-dependent Clp protease adaptor ClpS translates to MLKTIQPPLNYENPQRQYDEDVLLLEKEDEVNKLILWNDDFNTFDFVIESLITVCKHTAEQAQQCTILVHYKGKCTVKTGSMDLLKPMHEQLTARGLTSEIV, encoded by the coding sequence ATGTTGAAGACCATACAACCCCCGTTAAACTATGAAAACCCGCAGCGCCAGTACGACGAAGATGTGTTACTGCTGGAAAAGGAAGACGAAGTAAATAAACTTATCCTCTGGAATGATGATTTCAATACTTTTGATTTCGTAATAGAGTCCCTGATTACTGTATGTAAACATACTGCGGAACAAGCTCAGCAATGTACCATTCTTGTACATTACAAAGGCAAATGTACTGTAAAAACCGGCTCCATGGATTTGCTTAAACCCATGCATGAACAGCTTACTGCGCGTGGTCTGACAAGCGAGATCGTCTGA
- the atpH gene encoding ATP synthase F1 subunit delta → MLTSKVAKRYAQGLLNFTQEAGTTDSVYAEMGDLAKTVAGSRELQNFFASPVIEGKKKISIALEIFKDFSPVTQSLLQLIIKQGREQHVQSIAQEFINKVDEINGVQRVTLTTAVQLSEENISKVLKSSSLLNHDNKFEISTVIDPSLLGGYILRVGDQQIDASVRSKLGKLRKEFQLN, encoded by the coding sequence ATGCTTACAAGTAAAGTAGCAAAACGTTACGCACAGGGACTGCTCAATTTTACGCAGGAAGCCGGCACCACGGATTCTGTATACGCGGAAATGGGCGACCTTGCCAAGACTGTTGCCGGATCCAGGGAACTACAGAACTTTTTCGCTTCTCCGGTTATTGAAGGCAAAAAGAAAATCAGCATTGCATTGGAGATCTTCAAGGATTTTTCTCCTGTAACCCAAAGCCTTCTTCAGCTGATCATCAAGCAGGGACGTGAGCAGCATGTGCAAAGTATCGCTCAGGAATTCATTAACAAAGTTGATGAAATAAACGGTGTACAGCGTGTTACGCTTACTACAGCGGTTCAGCTTTCCGAAGAGAATATCAGCAAGGTACTTAAATCGTCCTCACTGCTAAATCACGACAATAAGTTTGAAATCAGCACAGTGATCGATCCTTCACTTTTGGGTGGATATATCCTTCGGGTTGGTGATCAGCAGATTGATGCATCCGTAAGGTCCAAGCTGGGCAAACTCAGAAAAGAATTTCAATTAAATTAA
- a CDS encoding DUF962 domain-containing protein translates to MEKQKMTYGEFYEYYLSQHQKPMTRVFHFLGIFFTFWILIYIIYSGQERFLWYLPLTLLGLPAFGHVFEQNKPTGISAPIRTLISDFQLFFELISGKEKFRPKNKNIIR, encoded by the coding sequence ATGGAAAAGCAGAAGATGACATACGGTGAGTTTTATGAATACTATCTGAGTCAACATCAGAAACCAATGACCCGGGTATTTCATTTTTTGGGTATATTTTTCACCTTTTGGATACTCATATACATTATATACTCCGGACAGGAAAGGTTCCTATGGTATTTGCCACTCACCCTGCTGGGCCTACCGGCATTCGGGCATGTTTTTGAGCAGAATAAACCCACAGGAATTTCAGCACCCATAAGGACGCTGATCAGTGATTTTCAATTATTTTTTGAGCTCATCAGCGGAAAAGAGAAGTTCCGCCCGAAAAATAAAAATATTATCAGATAA
- a CDS encoding APC family permease: MNQLFRRKHYNEADHSTGLNRVLGVWDIVFFGLAAIIGAGSFSSLGEAIFRGGPGVISLYVICGIACGFTALSYAEFASRIPVAGSAYTYAYASFGELMAWIIGWALIMEYSFGNIYVAFSWSDYFTGFLERLGFIVPDYLSTSYPEARKAFENGSENKNLINAWVSAPMVAGWKFIVDIPAILINICITALVYIGVKESKNFNNMLVILKIAVIILIICVGVFYIDSDNWTPVGENGTSSFMPNGFSGVMAAVSGVFFAYIGFDALSVLSEETKNPQKNLPRGMIISLVVSTLIYIALTLILTGFVDYRKFEGVGDPLSFIFSPENGNLPWMEYIVSVTAIIAITSVLLVFQMGQPRIWYAMSRDGLLPKKFSSIHEKYRTPGFATIITGIAVGLPILFTDKSFILDFTSIGTIFAFVLVNGGILLMPRKEKLQGRFHMPYVNSKYIFPVLFLVSLAGFYYWQPDFFANLLKWSDPVEGEFRISVTIYLIINFVLVYFSFTRNLSLFPLLGLTCCLYLLTGMTHNNWFWFGLWFAVGLIIYFMYGMKNSKLQRDLNGDLN; encoded by the coding sequence ATGAACCAACTTTTCAGGAGAAAACACTACAACGAAGCCGATCATTCCACAGGTCTGAACCGTGTGCTGGGTGTTTGGGATATTGTATTTTTCGGGCTTGCGGCCATCATCGGCGCGGGCAGTTTCAGCAGCCTGGGAGAGGCCATCTTTCGTGGTGGTCCGGGAGTAATTTCGCTCTACGTGATCTGTGGAATTGCCTGCGGCTTTACAGCACTTTCCTATGCCGAATTCGCCAGCAGGATTCCCGTAGCAGGCTCGGCCTATACCTATGCTTACGCCAGTTTTGGTGAACTGATGGCCTGGATCATTGGCTGGGCGCTTATTATGGAATATTCTTTCGGAAATATATACGTTGCTTTCTCGTGGAGTGATTATTTTACAGGATTTCTGGAAAGGCTCGGATTCATCGTGCCCGATTACCTTTCTACCAGTTATCCGGAAGCCAGGAAAGCTTTTGAAAACGGTTCCGAGAATAAGAATCTGATTAATGCCTGGGTCAGCGCTCCTATGGTGGCCGGCTGGAAATTCATCGTAGATATTCCGGCAATTCTTATCAATATCTGTATTACCGCTCTGGTTTACATCGGCGTGAAAGAAAGCAAGAACTTCAACAATATGCTGGTCATTCTGAAGATTGCGGTTATCATCCTTATTATCTGCGTAGGCGTTTTTTATATTGATTCCGATAACTGGACACCCGTGGGTGAAAATGGTACCAGCAGCTTTATGCCTAACGGTTTTTCAGGTGTAATGGCTGCCGTGTCCGGCGTTTTCTTTGCCTATATCGGCTTTGATGCATTGAGTGTGCTTTCTGAAGAAACCAAAAATCCGCAAAAGAATTTGCCCCGCGGGATGATTATCTCACTGGTAGTAAGCACACTGATTTATATTGCACTAACTTTAATCCTAACAGGCTTTGTAGATTACCGCAAATTTGAAGGTGTAGGCGACCCACTGTCCTTTATTTTCTCTCCGGAAAACGGAAACCTGCCGTGGATGGAGTATATTGTTTCCGTGACCGCTATCATTGCCATTACATCTGTACTTCTGGTATTCCAGATGGGTCAGCCCAGGATCTGGTATGCCATGAGCCGCGATGGCCTGCTGCCGAAGAAGTTCTCCAGCATCCACGAAAAATACAGAACACCCGGTTTCGCCACCATAATTACCGGAATCGCTGTGGGACTGCCCATCCTTTTTACGGATAAGTCGTTTATCCTGGATTTCACAAGTATAGGAACGATATTCGCCTTCGTTTTGGTAAACGGCGGAATCTTGCTCATGCCCCGAAAAGAAAAATTACAGGGTCGTTTCCACATGCCCTATGTGAATTCGAAATATATTTTTCCTGTTCTCTTTCTTGTAAGTCTGGCGGGGTTCTATTACTGGCAACCGGATTTCTTCGCCAATTTGCTGAAATGGAGTGACCCTGTGGAAGGTGAATTCCGGATTTCGGTAACTATTTATCTTATTATCAACTTTGTCCTGGTATATTTTTCGTTTACCCGTAACCTAAGCCTGTTTCCCTTACTTGGACTTACGTGCTGTTTATATCTACTGACAGGAATGACGCACAATAACTGGTTCTGGTTTGGTCTTTGGTTTGCAGTGGGACTTATTATTTACTTCATGTACGGCATGAAAAACAGCAAACTGCAGCGTGACCTGAATGGTGATCTGAACTGA
- a CDS encoding hemolysin family protein: protein MDSDIIKLLLALFLVLLNGFFVAAEFSIVKVRYSQIQLKAAEGNSMAKQAEFIIKRLDEYLSATQLGITLASLALGWVGESAMHHIIEKMFLYFEVAADQTTITTVSLVISFLIITVMHIVFGELIPKSIAIRKAEATTMAIAVPLRVFYTVFKPFIWTMNQMSNAVLRLMKIHPASEHEIHSTEELQLLVKQSADSGEIQEENYEIIKNAFDFTDHSAKQIMVPRQNILSIDIEDPIDEVINQIMDSGYSRIPVYKDSIDNVIGIFYTKEIIREYVRSKGAITHQDLERLMREAFFVVGSKKISDLMKIFQQKKQHLAVVIDEFGGTEGIITLEDILEELVGEIQDEEDDEEKVVDQVGENTYWVQATQPLDEINEFLPKKFPLSEEGEFNTLAGYILHELEDIPEENQEFEMNSYHFKILKMNNKSVEMVELVYDEKNVLDELSEEFSEL, encoded by the coding sequence ATGGATTCGGACATAATCAAGCTGCTCCTGGCTTTGTTCTTAGTATTATTGAATGGCTTTTTTGTAGCAGCAGAATTCTCAATTGTTAAAGTTCGTTACTCACAGATCCAACTTAAAGCTGCCGAGGGTAACTCCATGGCAAAACAGGCTGAATTCATCATAAAACGTCTGGATGAATATCTCTCTGCAACACAACTCGGAATTACCCTTGCCTCACTTGCCTTAGGTTGGGTGGGCGAGAGCGCTATGCATCACATTATTGAAAAAATGTTCCTCTATTTTGAGGTTGCGGCCGATCAAACTACCATAACTACGGTATCCCTGGTTATCAGCTTCCTTATTATTACCGTGATGCACATTGTCTTTGGTGAACTCATCCCGAAATCGATAGCCATCCGCAAAGCCGAAGCGACTACCATGGCGATTGCCGTGCCGCTTCGTGTGTTCTACACCGTTTTCAAACCATTTATCTGGACCATGAATCAGATGTCCAATGCGGTCCTGCGGTTAATGAAAATCCATCCTGCTTCCGAACATGAAATCCATTCTACGGAGGAACTTCAACTGTTGGTGAAACAGTCGGCTGATTCCGGTGAGATTCAGGAGGAGAACTATGAGATTATCAAGAATGCTTTTGACTTTACGGATCATTCGGCAAAGCAGATCATGGTTCCTCGTCAGAATATTCTTTCAATTGATATTGAAGATCCTATTGACGAGGTCATTAACCAGATTATGGACAGTGGCTATTCAAGAATACCTGTCTATAAAGACTCCATAGATAATGTGATCGGTATTTTCTATACAAAGGAAATCATCCGGGAATATGTGAGGAGTAAAGGTGCTATTACACACCAGGATCTGGAGCGTTTGATGCGCGAAGCTTTTTTTGTGGTTGGCAGCAAGAAGATCTCTGACCTGATGAAGATTTTTCAGCAGAAAAAGCAGCATTTAGCTGTAGTAATTGATGAATTTGGAGGCACAGAAGGTATTATCACTCTGGAAGATATTCTTGAAGAACTTGTAGGCGAAATTCAGGATGAAGAAGACGATGAGGAAAAAGTAGTGGACCAGGTGGGCGAAAACACCTACTGGGTACAGGCTACCCAACCACTGGACGAAATTAATGAATTCCTTCCGAAGAAGTTTCCGCTTTCCGAAGAGGGTGAATTTAATACGCTGGCCGGATATATACTGCATGAACTGGAGGATATTCCGGAGGAAAATCAGGAGTTTGAGATGAACAGCTATCACTTCAAAATATTGAAGATGAATAATAAAAGTGTGGAGATGGTGGAACTGGTATACGATGAAAAAAATGTACTGGATGAACTTTCTGAAGAATTTAGCGAATTATAA
- the atpF gene encoding F0F1 ATP synthase subunit B, giving the protein MGLLEDFSSGLFIIQSVIFLIVLLVLRKFAWKPIMDAVNEREVTIVDSLNQAKLAKEEVQNLKAENEMIIREAKIERDNILKEAREIKERIVAEAKDIAKTEGDKMIEQARQSIQAEKAAAMSDIKNQIAVLSVNIAESILQDKLSTEGAHNALVENYLNKSNLN; this is encoded by the coding sequence ATGGGATTATTAGAAGACTTTTCATCAGGTTTATTTATCATTCAGTCGGTGATCTTTTTAATTGTGCTTTTGGTACTTCGCAAGTTTGCCTGGAAGCCCATTATGGACGCTGTGAATGAAAGAGAAGTTACTATTGTAGATTCTCTGAACCAGGCTAAACTGGCAAAAGAGGAAGTTCAGAACCTTAAAGCTGAAAACGAAATGATCATCCGCGAAGCTAAAATTGAGCGTGATAACATCCTGAAAGAAGCCAGAGAAATAAAGGAGAGAATCGTTGCTGAGGCTAAGGATATCGCTAAAACTGAAGGTGACAAGATGATTGAGCAGGCACGTCAGTCTATCCAGGCTGAAAAAGCAGCTGCGATGTCGGATATCAAGAACCAGATTGCTGTTCTTTCTGTTAATATCGCTGAATCGATCCTGCAGGATAAACTAAGCACAGAAGGTGCACACAATGCTCTTGTTGAAAATTACCTGAACAAATCTAACCTGAACTAA
- the atpE gene encoding ATP synthase F0 subunit C has protein sequence MEIPKLVGAGLVVIGAGLGIGKIGAAALEGMARQPEQAGKLQTAMLIAAALVEGLAFAALFAVN, from the coding sequence ATGGAAATCCCTAAGTTAGTAGGAGCAGGTTTAGTAGTAATTGGAGCAGGTCTTGGTATCGGTAAAATCGGTGCTGCTGCTTTGGAAGGTATGGCTCGTCAGCCAGAGCAGGCAGGTAAACTGCAAACTGCGATGCTTATTGCTGCTGCACTTGTAGAAGGTCTTGCATTTGCTGCATTGTTCGCAGTAAACTAA
- the crcB gene encoding fluoride efflux transporter CrcB, which translates to MMKYLLIIFLGGGAGSVLRFLISKSTQSLWNLGGFPLGTFTVNMLGCLLIGIFSSTIIKEHNELRLLLIAGFCGGFTTFSAFSLENLALWQNQNYLMLTLYTTASILLGMVAVWLGSHFQL; encoded by the coding sequence ATGATGAAATATCTCCTGATCATATTTTTAGGCGGAGGAGCAGGCAGCGTACTCCGCTTTCTTATTTCAAAAAGTACGCAGTCGCTCTGGAATTTGGGCGGTTTTCCGCTGGGAACCTTTACGGTAAACATGCTGGGATGCCTGCTTATTGGAATTTTCTCATCCACAATTATAAAAGAGCACAATGAGCTCAGATTATTGCTTATCGCCGGTTTTTGCGGAGGCTTTACTACCTTTTCAGCATTTTCCTTAGAAAACCTGGCACTGTGGCAGAATCAGAACTATTTAATGCTTACACTTTACACAACAGCCAGCATCCTGTTGGGAATGGTGGCTGTTTGGTTGGGATCGCATTTTCAGCTTTAA
- a CDS encoding AtpZ/AtpI family protein yields MMNSEDPDLHKKEISGGKHLLNTGFRQYGIYSGIVFQMLATMGIGFWGGKKINDWLEVSSNLLTVGIGLAAMALALYNLITQLNKIQKNENKQ; encoded by the coding sequence ATGATGAACTCCGAAGATCCGGACCTGCATAAGAAGGAAATCAGCGGTGGTAAACACCTGCTGAATACAGGTTTCCGTCAGTACGGTATCTATTCCGGTATCGTTTTCCAGATGCTCGCTACCATGGGAATCGGTTTTTGGGGCGGTAAAAAGATCAATGACTGGCTGGAGGTAAGCAGCAATCTGCTGACCGTTGGAATCGGGTTGGCTGCTATGGCACTTGCACTGTATAATCTAATAACTCAGCTTAACAAAATTCAGAAAAATGAAAATAAACAGTAA